The following nucleotide sequence is from bacterium.
CGGTTTCTCGTGATCGCCAACAGGGCATCCCCAAGGTTGAGGACGGTCGTGGATTTGCCCACCCCGCCCTTCTGATTCGCGATTGCGAGAATCGTACTCAAGACACACACCCCCTGTGCGTTCAGGCACATGGGGGGCGTGCTTGCGAGTTACCCTAGGGGAAGGCGGGGGACTGTCAAGACGGGAAGTCCGCACTAGCGACCGTTCTGTTAAGACAGAACCGGGATCGAAAACAGCATGGCAGAAAAGGTGAGAAGCATCACCAAACGGAATGACGGAATGGCTGTTATGACAGCTTGGTCCCAGGTCTGTCAGCGTGGAAAGTCTGTCATCGCCACGGCGATGGGAAGACAGAAAAGGGGAGAGGGCAGCATGGCAGAAAGCCCGCCACTCTGTCGTGACCCATCCGTCGCAAGCGCCGGCACGCCAAAGCGCCGACCGTTCTATATATACACGCACGTGTGTATACGAAAAAAAGGCCCCGAGGAGGGGCTTCACTCTTTCCCGATGTCTAGCGTTCGAGAAGGGGAGGGAGGTGCCGCGATCCATGGACAACGCGAACGACTCTGATGCCGTCGGCGTTGACTGAGTAGAAGATGAGGTGACGCGGGAAGTCGTTGACGAGCAGGAAGCGGAGGCCTGCCAGTTGGGACTCAACAGAT
It contains:
- a CDS encoding ParA family protein, translating into MCLNAQGVCVLSTILAIANQKGGVGKSTTVLNLGDALLAITRNRRNLII